TCCTGAAGTCCATGCGCTCCAAGGTCTTCGACAGCAAGCCGGACCGCTTGCCCGCGCTTTACATCGGCTCCAAGGTCCCCTGGCTTGGCCTCCACGAGCAGGGTGGCTCCATCCAGGGCCGCATGTTGATCCCGCTGCTGCCGCAACACCAGCGCTTGGGCCGCAAGGCATTTGCCCGCGTGGTGCGCGACCTGATGGACGCCGGCAACGCGTTTTTCGTCCAGAGGGATGGGCGCACGATCCTGATGGCGGAGAACCTCTCTGCCAACAGCCGGGCGCTCACCCGCTTTCGGCGCGCCGAGCGGGAACGCAGCGGCGTCAAGAGGCTGAAGCGGGGACAGGAGATCCCGATCGCTGTGTTCGTGCGGCAAGTTCGCCTGCGGCGCCGCTTCGACCTGACGCGCACGGTGAGCCGCGACTTGCGCCGCTTGGTCGCGGCCACCGAGAAGGCCTCGACCCCAACCTGATTTCCTTCCAAGGAAATGTCATGGCTCAAAACCGAGCGCAGATCCTGATCACCGCCGTCGACGACACGCGGCGGGCGTTTCAGACCATACAGTCCAGCCTGGTGCAGCTGCGCGAGCAAGCCGCGCAGGTGGGAGACTCACTGCGAGACGTGGGGGCGGGCATCGGCGCCGGAGCCGGCGTGCGAGACCTGCAGGCGGCAGCCGCGCAATACGACGCGCTGCAAGGCCGGCTCCAGCGGGCAGCAACCTTCCAGGACGCCTCCCGTGCCGACGCGCCGCCGCCGGATGTCGCGGGGCGCGACCAGACCGTTCTCACCGAGACGGCAGCACTGCACGCGCGGCTGACAGCGGCAGCGCGCAACGCTGCCCGGTCGCAGGGCGAAGTGGTGTCCGCGACGGCCGGTATCGGCCAGGCTGCTGCACAGTCGGCCCGTGCCTTGCAGCCGCTGCAGGCCGGGATGGCGCGCCTGCGAGCAGAAGCCGGCCAGCTCGGCTCGGCTCTCGGGCAAATGGGAGCGGCCCTCGGCATTGGTGCAGGCGTGCGGGAGCTGACGGGGGCGGCCGACCAGTACAAGGGGTTGCAGGCTCGCCTGAAGCTGGCGGTGACCTCCCAAGAGGAGTTCAACCATGCCGAGGAAGAGCTGTTCGAGATGGCGCAGCGCAATCGGGCGCCGTGGGCGGAAACGGTGTCGCTGTACACCAAGCTCGCACCGACCCTGCAGGCCCTGGGCCGGTCCCAGTCGGAGGCGCTGGACACGACCAACGCTGTCGGACAGGCCATGGCGTTGTCTGGCAGCTCCGCAGAAGGTGCCTCAGCCGCGCTGATGCAGCTGGGCCAGGCCCTGGGCAGCGGCACGCTGCGCGGCGACGAGTTCAACTCAGTCATGGACCAGGCCCCGCGGCTGGCGACCGCCATTGCCGCCGGCCTGGGTGTCCCGAAAGACGCGCTGCGCCAACTGGCAGAACAGGGCAAGTTGACCTCTGCCGCAGTCATCGATGCCCTGCTCAAGCAGCGGGGCCGGCTCGCTGAGGAGTACGGCAGCCTGCCGGACACGGTGTCGGGGGCGTTGACCCGCCTGCAGAACGCCTTCCTGCGGGCCTTTGGCAGCCGCGACAGCGCGAGCGGCTGGACCGCTGGGCTGGCGCAAGGGATCCAGCTGCTGGCCCAGCACATCGGCGGTCTGCTGACACTGGTGGGCATCGGGTTGATGGCGGCGTTCGGGCGGCTGGTGACCTCGATGGTCGCCAGCACGGCGGCGGCCCGCGGCGAGGCAATCGCCCGCCTCAGCCAACTGCGGGGGCTGGAGGCGGAGGCCATTGCTCGCATGCGGGTCACCGCAGCTGCCCTCGCCCAGGCGCGGGCGCAAGGCGCCACCTCAGTCGCACTCGCCACGGACTCGGTCCAGGCCCGTAAACAGGCTGGCGCGGCCAGCGCAGCCGTAGCGCAAGCGGCAGCATCGACCGGTCTGCTCGGCCGGGCTGCGGCGGCGCTGCGGGGCGCCTTCGCGCTCCTGGGCGGTCCCATTGGTATGGTGGTGACGGCGGTCGGCCTGCTTGGCTCTACCTTGTACACCGCCCGGGACGCAGTGGTCGAGTTCGGCGGCAAGACCGCCTCGATCCGGCAGATCGCCGCCGCCGCCTGGTCGCTGGTGACCGAGAAGGTGCAGGCGGCCTGGGGCGCCTTGGTGGAGTTGGTCCGCATCAACGACCGCAGCTGGGCGCGTCTGCGCGACACCGTCAACGGTGGCCTCACCCGCCTCGGCACCGGACTGCGGGCGCTGGTGAACACGGGAATCGGCGCCTTCACGGCGATCGGCTCGGTGGCGGCCAGGACAGCGGAATTTCTGGTCGAGCGTTTCAGAACCGCGTTCTCGGACATCGGAGCGCTGACCCGCGCCTTGAAGCAGGACATCGCGGCGGCCTTCGATGGCGATTTCTCCATGAGCGCGATGAAGGGCGAAATCGACCGCAACCTGCAGCAGATGCAGAGCTTCGGCGACGAACTCGCCGGCAAGGTACGGGAGGCCTTCGACCGCGACTACGTCGGCGAGGCAGCCCACGCCATTGCGGCCCACATCCGACCGGATCCCAAGAAGAAGGACACCTTCGCGGATCCACCGCAGAAAGGCCCACCCCCGCCGCCGAGCGCAGCCGCCCGGCAAGCGTTGCTGAAGGCGCAGGCGGACGCCGCGTTCCAGTTGCTCAAGGACAGCCTCGAGCGGGAACAGCGGGCGCTGGACCGGGCACTGGAGGACCGCACGATTTCGATCCGCGGCTATCACGAACGCAAGGCGCGGCTGGAGCAGCAGGAGATTGACGCGGCGATCAACCGCACCAGGCACTCCATCGCCGAACAGCAACGCGCGGTCAAGGCAGCGGAGAAGCCGGACGATCGCGCCAAGGCGCAGGCCGAGCTGGTCAAGACCAACGCCGACCTGGCGGTGCTGCTGCGCAAGCGAGGCGACGTCGCTGTGGCCGCAGCCCGCGCCACGGCGACGGCAGAACGCGAGCTGAGGGAGGAGCTCACCAAGGTGCGAGAGGAACTGCTAGACCTCACACAGACCAGCACGGCGCAGGACCGGCGTGCGGCGATCGAGGAGCAGTACCGCAAGCTGATGGAGCGGCTGCGCGCTGAGAGCGACAGCGACGGCATGGTAACCCTGGGCCGCCTCATCAACGTCAAAGCGGCGTCTGCCGACCTGACCACCTATGAACGCGAATTCGACACCACCCTGGCCCGCATGCGCGCGAGCGAGCAGTCCATCGACCTGCAGCGCCAGGCCGGCCTGCTGACCGAATCCCAGGCGAAGCGGCAAATCCTGGCACTGCACCGGGAGACCGGCACCGCGCTCGATGCCCTGCTGCCCAAACTCGAAACCACCGCCGCGGCCATCGGCCCGGAGGCAGTCGCCCGGGTGCAAGCATGGAAAAACGAGATCGCTCAAGTGAAGCTCGCGGTCGATGAAGTGGCGGTGGCCATCGACGGCAGCATCCGGGACGGCTTCGGGCAGCTGTTCGAGGACATCGGCCTTGGTGCGAAAACCGCCAAGGAGGCCTTCGGCGACTTCGCGCGCTCGGTGCTGGCGACCATCCAGCGGATCGCCTCCCAGAAACTCGCGGAGTCGCTGTTCGCCAGTTTGCCCAAAGGAAGCGGCGGGGCGTCGGGCTTTGCCGGGTTCATCTCCTCGCTCCTCAAGGGCTACGCCTCGGGCGGCTACGTCACAGGCCCCGGCACCTCGACGAGCGATTCCATTCCGGCGCGTCTGTCTGCCGGGGAGTTTGTCGTGAATGCGGCAGCGGTGCGCCGAGTGGGCGTGGCCTTCCTGCAGTCGATCAATGGCGTGGCGCAGGGACCGGCCTTCAAGGGGCCGGCACTTGCCTTTGCGGCCGGCGGCCTGGTTCCGGACGTCCAGCCTCGTCAGCAAGCGCCGACCGCTCAGGGCGTGCGCATCGTCAACCTGATCGACCCCGCGATGGCGGCCGACTACCTCAACTCGTCCGCAGGCGAGAAAACCATCCTCAACATCCTGCAGCGCAACGCCGGTGCGGTGCGGCAGGTCCTGACCTGAAAGAACACCCCCATGGCTTTCGAGACCGGTGTCGCGGCGAACTACCGCGACCTGCTGGAGCGGCTGCGCACTTTCCTCACCAAGCACCCGGCGCTGCTCGCCGCGAACCAGCAATGGACGGAGCTGCGCTGGGTGTCGGACGCCACCACTCAGGAGCTGCTCCTGCGCGCGCCCGGCCTCGCTGGTGCCGACGAGATCTACTGCAGTGTGCGGTCCTACGAGAACCCCACCTCTGGCTACTACATGTGGGACCTCAATGGCGGCATCGGCTTCAGCCCGGCCGACACCTTCTACGCCCAGCCCGGCACCTTGACCGGCTGGCTGCCGATGATGAGCCTGTGGAACGAGGCGACTCCCTACTGGTTTGTTGCCAACGGCCGCCGGGTGGTGGTCGTGGCCAAGGTCTCCACGCTCTACCAGGCGGCCTACCTGGGCTTCATCCTGCCCTACGCCACGCCGGGCCAGTACCCCTATCCCTTGCTGATTGGTGGTTCCATGACCGGCCAGCGGGGGCGACGGCACAGCATCACCGGGCCGAACCACCGGCATTTTGTGGATCCGGGCGAGGACGCGCAGAACGCCAGCTCGACTGCCACCATGCTGCGGGGGCCGGCCGGCGCCTGGCTGCCGTTCCAGAACACCTACAGCTCCACGTCGGAATCCCGATACGACAGCGCCCGGCCCGTTTGGCCCGGCAGCTACAGCTACCTGAGCGTGTTTCGGGAAGCGCTGGACGGCACCTACGTGCTGATGCCCATCGTGCTGTCGCAAGGCAACTCGCCCAGCGACCACGACCTGTTTGGCGAATTGGACGGCGTCTACCAGGTCTCCGGCTTCAACAACGCCGCCGGGAACCTCATCCAAGTGAACGGCGTGGACCACCTGGTGGTGCAGAACGTGTTTCGCACTTCCGTGAGGGACTACTGGGCCTTGCGCCTGGCCTGAGGAGCGCAATGGCCTACCAAACTGGAACGGCAGCGGGTCCGACCCAGCTGCTGGACGCACTGCGGCTGTTCGCTGTTGCCAACGGCTGGCAGGAGCTGCGCTGGGGGCCGTCAGGCCCCGGCCAGCAGCTGTCGCTGCGCAAGGGCGACCTGATTTTTCACCTGCGCAGCGCGCTCGACGAAGCGCTGCGCTCGGGCTACCAGCGGGTGACCGGCATCTTCCTGCTCGGCTCCGACCAGTTCGATCCGGCCCAGCCCTGGAACAACCAGCCCGGTACGCCACGCGACCCGTCGAAGCGGATCGAGGCGGTGGGGCTGTACGAGGTCGAAGGGCCGAGCACCTATCACCTGTTCTCGGCGGAGTCACCACCGCAACTCACGATGGTCGCTGAGGTCGCGCCGGGGGTGTACCACCATCTGGCATTCGGGCAGCTCGTGAAATACGGCAACTACCCGGGCGGCGCCTTTGTGTCGGGCGCCTTCGGCTCGTCAGACGCGCTCAACGCCAGCGTCAGCGACTACATCTTCGGGGACACACAGGACCTGCATTTCGGCCTGCCGTTCAACGACTACAAGTACGCCGGTGGGAACTATGTGCGGGCGGCGGCCGATGGCTTCGACGGCTGGTGGTCGGTCTGCCAGGCGGCGCCCATCACCGGCAAGCGCGCCATCTCGATCTGGGAGGAAGGGCCGCGCAGCCCGCGCGAGACCCTGGCCAACTACTGGTGGAGCCGCACGCCGAACACGCTGAACGGCATCGCGCCGCTGTTGCCGCTTTATGTTTACCTGGAGCGGCCGGATGGGTTCTTCTCGCCTTTTGGCTACCCAGCCCACTTGCGCTACCTGAACATCACGCACCATGCACCCGCGGAGGTGTTTGCGATTGGCCCCGAACAATGGATGGCGTTTCCGGCGCATTCGAAGAACAACAAGTCCGGTGTGCACGGCTACGCCGTGCGGCTGGAGCGGTGAGCGATGGCCGCCTTCGCAGGGATCGTGGCTCCGGGCTCGGCCGTCGGAGAGCCGGTCCACTATGAGCGCGCCAGGGGCATCTCCGGCTACCGGCCGGTGCGCTACCCCTTTGCCGCCGCCGACAGCGTTTCGCCCTTGGCGGGTACCAGGGGCGAAGCTCGGCCAATCAGTGAGCCGCATCGGCGGCTGGCCGGCGTCCGGGTGCCGTCCTTCGCGGACGACTGGTACCACCGCATCCACCTGCTGCCGCCGCGGATCGACCTTGGCAATGTGATCAGCCCCATCGAGCGCCGGCTGGAGGTGTGGAATGCGCATCTCCAGGAGCAGACGGTGCTGGCCATCGAGGCCACTGGCGCAGATGGCCTGGTGCTGTCAGGGCCGCCCGCGCCACCGCTGGCCTTCGGCGCGCTCCAGTCGCGGACGTACAGCTTCTCGGCCAGCCATCGCGGGGCGCCGGTGATCAACGCCCAGTTCGCCTTCCGGTTCACCGGCGGTGGCGAGATGCGGTTGACCGTCACCGGCCGGCGAGTGGTGGTGTTTGGCATCCGGCCCGACTGGTCCGATGGCCTGACGGAGCGCTTGGAATGGCTGAGCGAGGTGCTGGAGGCACACGACGGATCCGAGCAGCGCATCCGGCTGCGGCAACTCCCGCGGCGCAGCTTCGAGTACAGCTGGCTCCTGGATGGGCAGGACGTTCGCCTGCTGGAGCACCTGCTGTTTGCGTGGGGCGCCCGCATCTACTGCCTGCCGGTCTGGACGGACGGCAGTCAACTCTTGCAGGACGTGGCGGCCGGCGGCCGCGAGCTGGTGGTGCCCAACGCCCCGCACGTCGACTACCACCCGGGTGGCATGGCGGTGCTTTGGCGCTCCGCCGTTGAGAACGAGGCCGTGGAGATCGCATCGATCGACGGCGGGGTTCTGACGCTCACCCTGGCGCTGGGCCGGTCCTGGCCGGCCGGCACCCGCGTGCTGCCGGCGCGGCTCGCCCGCTTGGAAGGAACGACCACCGTCCGGCGGGTGACGGACACGATTGCCAGCGGGCGCAGTCGGTTCACGGTGGAGGACCTGACCGCGGCGGCGGGGTCGGAAGCGGGATCCGCCTATCGCGGCTACGCGTTGTTGGATTGGCCGCCGGATTGGAGTGAAGAAATTGATGTCAGCTGGCAGCGCAAGCTCACGGTGATTGACCAGGGCACCGGCACCAGGGGCTTCGACGACGAAGCGGGCGCGCCGCAGGTCGGACGGCGTCTCACGTGGCTGCTGCCAAATCGGCCACACATCACTGCGTTCCGCCAGTGGCTGGCCGCCCGGGCGGGCCGCGTGCATCCGTGCTGGCTGCCAACGTTCACCTCGGACTTGCAGGTCAGCCGAGTGGTCGTCAGCGGCGGCTCGGGCCTGGTGGTGCTCAACACCGGCTACAGCCGTTTTGTAGCGGCCCATCCACAACGCCGCGACCTGGTGCTGCGCACGACAGCTGGCACCTTCTTCCGGCGCGTCACGGGCGCAGACGAATTGTCGGTTGAAGAGGAGCTTCTCTCTCTGGATGAGCCGCTGGACGTGACCGTAACCGTCGATCAGGTGCTGCAGGTCTCCTGGCTAGAACTGGCTCGGCTCGACCAGGACGCGGTCGAGCTGTTTTGGGAGACGGATAGCGTCGTGCGCGTTCAGCTTTCAACCCGAACCTTGCCGTCATGAACTACCTCGAGCAAGACCAATCAGCCCACGACGGGCAGCCGCAGGAGCT
This genomic stretch from Eleftheria terrae harbors:
- a CDS encoding DUF6441 family protein, translated to MKLQLAAGGLLRPGGFDAWQEDFRRSLRTDVAKAMRETGKEIAETVRSEMRASFKTAKPSFLKSMRSKVFDSKPDRLPALYIGSKVPWLGLHEQGGSIQGRMLIPLLPQHQRLGRKAFARVVRDLMDAGNAFFVQRDGRTILMAENLSANSRALTRFRRAERERSGVKRLKRGQEIPIAVFVRQVRLRRRFDLTRTVSRDLRRLVAATEKASTPT
- a CDS encoding tape measure protein, with protein sequence MAQNRAQILITAVDDTRRAFQTIQSSLVQLREQAAQVGDSLRDVGAGIGAGAGVRDLQAAAAQYDALQGRLQRAATFQDASRADAPPPDVAGRDQTVLTETAALHARLTAAARNAARSQGEVVSATAGIGQAAAQSARALQPLQAGMARLRAEAGQLGSALGQMGAALGIGAGVRELTGAADQYKGLQARLKLAVTSQEEFNHAEEELFEMAQRNRAPWAETVSLYTKLAPTLQALGRSQSEALDTTNAVGQAMALSGSSAEGASAALMQLGQALGSGTLRGDEFNSVMDQAPRLATAIAAGLGVPKDALRQLAEQGKLTSAAVIDALLKQRGRLAEEYGSLPDTVSGALTRLQNAFLRAFGSRDSASGWTAGLAQGIQLLAQHIGGLLTLVGIGLMAAFGRLVTSMVASTAAARGEAIARLSQLRGLEAEAIARMRVTAAALAQARAQGATSVALATDSVQARKQAGAASAAVAQAAASTGLLGRAAAALRGAFALLGGPIGMVVTAVGLLGSTLYTARDAVVEFGGKTASIRQIAAAAWSLVTEKVQAAWGALVELVRINDRSWARLRDTVNGGLTRLGTGLRALVNTGIGAFTAIGSVAARTAEFLVERFRTAFSDIGALTRALKQDIAAAFDGDFSMSAMKGEIDRNLQQMQSFGDELAGKVREAFDRDYVGEAAHAIAAHIRPDPKKKDTFADPPQKGPPPPPSAAARQALLKAQADAAFQLLKDSLEREQRALDRALEDRTISIRGYHERKARLEQQEIDAAINRTRHSIAEQQRAVKAAEKPDDRAKAQAELVKTNADLAVLLRKRGDVAVAAARATATAERELREELTKVREELLDLTQTSTAQDRRAAIEEQYRKLMERLRAESDSDGMVTLGRLINVKAASADLTTYEREFDTTLARMRASEQSIDLQRQAGLLTESQAKRQILALHRETGTALDALLPKLETTAAAIGPEAVARVQAWKNEIAQVKLAVDEVAVAIDGSIRDGFGQLFEDIGLGAKTAKEAFGDFARSVLATIQRIASQKLAESLFASLPKGSGGASGFAGFISSLLKGYASGGYVTGPGTSTSDSIPARLSAGEFVVNAAAVRRVGVAFLQSINGVAQGPAFKGPALAFAAGGLVPDVQPRQQAPTAQGVRIVNLIDPAMAADYLNSSAGEKTILNILQRNAGAVRQVLT